The nucleotide window ATATTCAGGGGCAGGGTTCTGAGAAGGGAGACCCTCAGGGAGGGCTTCGTCCTCGGTCTGACCCTCTTTTTCGGCCACGGCTTCCAGATAGTCGGCCTCAAGTACACGACCGCCTCCAATTCCGCCTTCATAACGTCCCTCTACGTTGTTTTCACCCCTTTCATTGGCTACTTCCTCATAGGGGAGCGCGTTAAGCCTAGGGACTTCATGTCGCTCGCCGTGGCCCTCGCTGGCCTTTACCTGATTTCCGGAGCAAAGGGAGGAATAAGTTTCGGGGACGCGCTAACTGCCCTCTGCGCCGTCAGCTTTGCATTTCAGATAGTCCTCGTCCAGCGCTTTGGTTACGGTGACTACCTCAGTCTCTCCTTCTGGCAGATATTCTGGAACTTCGTCTTCTCGACCATCTTTGCGCTCCTATTTGAGCCCCTGAGTTTCCCCACCGCGATTCTCCCTTGGGCTGGGATAGTGTACACGGCTGTTTTTGGGACGGTCGTGGCGTTCACCCTGCAGGCGAGGTATCAGAGAGAGACGAGGGCCTACAGGGCCGCGCTTATATACTCAATGGAGCCAATATTCGGTTCCATCTCGGCCTTTGTCCTTCTCGGCGAGAGGTTTACAGCGAGGTCGATTCTTGGGGCGTTTCTTATCATGGCTGCTGTTTGGAATGAGATAAGGAAAGCCGATTGATAGGTCTGGAGTTTTAGAAACAAAAAGTTAATAAAGGTTGGGGAGGATAATGCTTCTGGAGGTGGTACCATGGTGCACGAATACATAAAAGGCAAGACCAAGGAGTTCTCGAAGGAGGAGAAGGAGAAGCGCTACAAGTACCTTGGAAAGGAGGTCATAGACGTCGGCGACCCGGGGCTAGACAGCATACCCGAGTTCTACGGCATAGCCAACGCCATCTGGCGCGACTGGAAGAACGGTGAGATAAGCACGAGGACGGCTCTTGGAAGGCTCGCACTGCTCAAACTGCTCACCTACAAGACGAAGAACAAGAAGATAGCGGACATTCCCGAGGAGGAGCTCGAAGAGGTCAGGAAGTTCATTGACTACGTCATTCAGGTCATAAAGAACGAGAGCAGGAAAAAAGGTGAGCCCGAGGAAGAGAGACAGGTGGAAAACGCTTAAAACA belongs to Thermococcus sp. and includes:
- a CDS encoding DMT family transporter, giving the protein MKRAELILLGATVLWGFTFPAMKVSLDYIPPVLFLSYRFGLASLLMLLIFRGRVLRRETLREGFVLGLTLFFGHGFQIVGLKYTTASNSAFITSLYVVFTPFIGYFLIGERVKPRDFMSLAVALAGLYLISGAKGGISFGDALTALCAVSFAFQIVLVQRFGYGDYLSLSFWQIFWNFVFSTIFALLFEPLSFPTAILPWAGIVYTAVFGTVVAFTLQARYQRETRAYRAALIYSMEPIFGSISAFVLLGERFTARSILGAFLIMAAVWNEIRKAD